A stretch of Pristiophorus japonicus isolate sPriJap1 chromosome 12, sPriJap1.hap1, whole genome shotgun sequence DNA encodes these proteins:
- the nudt19 gene encoding acyl-coenzyme A diphosphatase NUDT19, producing the protein MNKDLKYWKEAATMILAAGVRNRFESKSVKNTQTYRPSPLEPIRERNVEKPVFDYTVLLLQRSARSSFMPDAQVFPGGTVSTSDFSSEWIQMFQPFCEPPNFNLGTIRQIGKRAPIFAMDRRKLGSQIPGEVAFRICAIRETFEESGILVVKPNAPDKCLNGQGAIKLPPYDQKELSSWRPLVHENAVNFIKMCRELDCVPNIWALKEWSNWLTPTYLKTKRFDTAFFICCLQEIPFTEHDGHETVHYDWMSPPEVIEGHHSKNLYVPPPQWYELGRICRLPHLQDLQQFSQDRMVEGCERWFPICLLASDGSVILYPGDELYPEDPDCTGEKDMNLSSSKSLEQLRLEVTRLHRVELRSLYDCTLYVNIEPQCKHVHPLMMYTYPNSHL; encoded by the coding sequence ATGAATAAGGACTTAAAATATTGGAAGGAAGCAGCTACTATGATTTTGGCTGCAGGTGTCCGAAATCGTTTTGAGAGTAAAAGTGTCAAGAATACACAGACCTATCGGCCTTCACCTTTGGAGCCTATACGAGAGAGAAATGTGGAGAAGCCGGTGTTCGATTATACCGTGCTTTTGTTACAACGGAGTGCGAGAAGCAGTTTCATGCCTGACGCTCAAGTGTTCCCTGGGGGTACAGTCAGTACGTCTGATTTTTCCAGCGAGTGGATCCAGATGTTCCAGCCTTTTTGCGAGCCTCCCAACTTTAACCTAGGCACGATCAGGCAAATTGGCAAGAGGGCTCCAATCTTTGCAATGGACAGGAGAAAGCTGGGATCGCAAATTCCTGGGGAGGTAGCTTTCCGTATTTGTGCCATTAGGGAAACCTTTGAAGAGTCAGGGATTCTAGTAGTGAAGCCCAACGCCCCTGATAAATGTTTGAACGGCCAAGGAGCCATAAAACTTCCACCGTACGACCAAAAGGAACTTTCAAGTTGGAGGCCACTTGTGCATGAAAACGCAGTGAATTTTATAAAAATGTGCCGAGAGCTGGACTGTGTACCAAATATCTGGGCATTGAAGGAGTGGAGTAACTGGCTCACCCCCACTTATCTGAAGACAAAGAGGTTTGATACCGCATTCTTCATCTGTTGTTTGCAAGAGATTCCTTTTACAGAGCACGATGGTCATGAAACTGTCCACTATGACTGGATGTCACCCCCTGAGGTGATTGAGGGTCACCATTCTAAGAACCTCTACGTCCCTCCCCCACAGTGGTATGAGCTGGGCAGAATCTGCCGATTACCCCATCTCCAAGATCTGCAGCAGTTCAGCCAAGATCGTATGGTGGAAGGCTGCGAGCGATGGTTTCCAATCTGTCTGCTTGCATCCGATGGCAGCGTTATTCTGTATCCTGGGGATGAACTTTATCCAGAGGATCCGGACTGCACAGGGGAAAAGGACATGAACCTCAGTTCCTCAAAATCTCTGGAACAACTGCGGCTGGAGGTTACCAGACTACACCGAGTGGAATTGCGAAGTCTGTATGATTGTACTCTGTATGTGAATATTGAGCCCCAATGTAAACATGTCCACCCACTAATGATGTACACTTATCCCAACAGTCATCTGTGA